The Brasilonema sennae CENA114 genome includes a region encoding these proteins:
- a CDS encoding Dps family protein yields MSETQTLLRNFGQVYDNPILLDKSVTEPVCEGFNVVLASFQALYLQYQKHHFVVEGAEFYSLHEFFNEGYDQVQEHVHDIGERLDGLGGVPVANLRKLAELCCFEQEPDGVYSSRQMVENDLKAEQAILGVIRRQAAQAESLGDRATRYLYEKILLKTEERAYHLGHFLAKDSLTLGFVQPASN; encoded by the coding sequence ATGTCTGAAACGCAAACTTTGTTACGAAATTTTGGTCAAGTATATGACAACCCTATCCTTTTGGACAAAAGTGTAACCGAGCCAGTCTGTGAAGGATTTAATGTTGTATTAGCTAGTTTCCAGGCACTTTACTTACAGTACCAAAAGCATCATTTTGTCGTTGAAGGTGCAGAGTTCTACTCTCTGCATGAGTTTTTTAACGAAGGTTATGATCAAGTCCAAGAACATGTTCATGACATTGGAGAACGCTTGGATGGACTAGGTGGAGTACCTGTTGCTAACTTACGCAAATTGGCAGAATTATGTTGCTTTGAGCAAGAACCTGATGGCGTATATTCTTCCCGTCAGATGGTAGAAAATGACCTGAAGGCAGAGCAAGCAATTCTTGGCGTGATTCGCCGCCAAGCCGCACAGGCAGAGAGTTTGGGCGACCGTGCTACCCGTTATTTATACGAAAAAATCCTGTTAAAAACAGAAGAAAGAGCTTACCACTTGGGTCACTTCCTTGCCAAGGATAGTTTAACTTTGGGATTTGTTCAACCTGCTTCAAACTAA
- a CDS encoding Asr1405/Asl0597 family protein has protein sequence MKPSIVEPQVKYTVELNWADRWQIYRRLQELDIPCWCQTNQPLTVEISNPTAAIQLWSVVQQFTICREDSIRNLKKCWQYRS, from the coding sequence TTGAAACCGTCAATTGTAGAACCGCAAGTAAAATACACTGTTGAGTTAAACTGGGCAGATAGGTGGCAAATATATCGACGCTTGCAGGAACTAGACATTCCTTGTTGGTGTCAAACGAACCAGCCGTTAACAGTTGAAATTAGCAATCCTACAGCAGCCATACAACTTTGGAGTGTTGTGCAGCAATTTACAATTTGCCGCGAAGACTCAATTAGGAATCTCAAGAAATGTTGGCAATATCGCAGTTAA
- a CDS encoding (2Fe-2S) ferredoxin domain-containing protein, producing the protein MSKSYKTDVSEFCLEGKFLDFVIKDGYKLKGLRLETTEGECYIKLAKHLRAAFDLRLPPGTRLQVTGEKKFDSKTGEVKLKAQQVMAARTLDKDGEIGRLADADKGVTASPNQPITPAINNAKPKKATILICQKSDCIKRGGKEVCQALEAALSARGLESEVTIKGTGCMKDCKAGPNLVMPDKTRYSRIKAAQVPALMDKYFAANSTNGRRDNGSEVTTSIED; encoded by the coding sequence ATGAGTAAATCCTACAAAACCGACGTTTCAGAATTCTGCCTTGAGGGAAAGTTTCTCGATTTCGTCATCAAAGATGGTTATAAGCTCAAAGGCTTACGACTGGAAACTACTGAGGGGGAATGCTACATCAAACTGGCTAAACATTTACGCGCTGCTTTTGACTTACGGTTACCACCAGGTACACGGTTGCAAGTTACCGGCGAGAAAAAGTTTGACTCGAAAACCGGAGAAGTAAAATTAAAAGCACAGCAAGTGATGGCGGCTCGTACTCTTGATAAAGATGGGGAGATTGGGAGATTGGCAGATGCTGACAAAGGAGTCACCGCATCACCCAATCAGCCCATCACCCCAGCCATTAATAACGCCAAGCCCAAAAAAGCTACTATATTGATCTGTCAAAAGTCTGATTGCATCAAACGCGGTGGCAAAGAGGTTTGTCAAGCTTTGGAAGCGGCTTTGAGTGCTCGTGGTTTGGAATCAGAAGTCACAATAAAAGGAACTGGCTGCATGAAAGACTGCAAAGCAGGACCAAACTTAGTCATGCCAGATAAAACTCGCTACAGCCGGATAAAAGCTGCACAAGTCCCTGCACTTATGGATAAATATTTTGCTGCTAACAGCACCAATGGCAGGCGGGATAACGGAAGTGAAGTTACTACGTCTATAGAAGACTGA
- a CDS encoding GMC oxidoreductase, which translates to MSRVLKRRQFLQGSLAAAASVGVSAVRASAVRTKEDYIEAIVIGSGFGGAVASLRLGQAGIETIVLERGRRWQITDAGDTFSTYQKPDGRSTWLSPTTVIFDQVPIDVYTGVLDIKRGNGIIAYRGAGVGGGSLVYNGVTYQPTQELFYQVFPRTINYEELDRVYYPRVRSILKPSQIPDDVLQTNYYLSSRIFLEQAAKAGLKARKLDMAVDWDIVRQEIAGQKVPSAITGQVYYGINSGAKNSLDRNYLSMAEATGKVEIRPLHVVTAIEESDKERFRIVCNQINEQGTVIAQKSFVCRYLFLAAGSIGTTELLLRAQANATLRRLNNQVGKFWGTNGDGVGAVITNGPTNPTQGGPAATVIEHLDNPIAPVVTEQLTFPIVPEGVITSVGLAIAKPEGYLTYNTSTQSADLFWPSNSANNQKNAQALEYTYQLLNQANSTTLAQPLDFSSTAHPLGGATIGAVCNTYGQVQGYRNLFVVDGSLIPGSTACTNPSFTIAALAERCMDRFLNRST; encoded by the coding sequence ATGTCTCGGGTGCTGAAGCGTCGTCAATTCCTTCAGGGTTCGCTTGCGGCTGCGGCGAGTGTGGGTGTGTCTGCCGTTCGTGCTTCTGCTGTTCGTACTAAAGAAGATTATATTGAAGCAATAGTTATCGGTAGTGGTTTTGGTGGAGCTGTCGCATCACTGCGCCTTGGTCAGGCAGGAATTGAAACAATTGTACTGGAGCGGGGGCGACGATGGCAAATCACCGACGCTGGTGATACTTTCTCCACATACCAGAAACCAGATGGTCGTTCTACTTGGCTGAGTCCGACTACGGTAATATTTGACCAGGTTCCCATTGATGTGTATACTGGCGTCCTTGATATCAAAAGAGGTAATGGGATAATTGCCTATCGGGGAGCAGGTGTTGGAGGCGGTTCGCTTGTCTACAATGGGGTGACTTATCAGCCGACTCAAGAACTTTTCTATCAAGTCTTCCCACGCACCATCAACTACGAAGAACTTGATCGGGTTTATTATCCGCGAGTACGTTCTATCCTCAAGCCTTCTCAAATACCAGACGACGTTCTACAGACTAACTACTATTTGTCAAGCCGGATTTTTCTGGAGCAAGCAGCAAAAGCAGGTCTAAAAGCTCGCAAGCTTGACATGGCTGTTGATTGGGACATCGTGCGCCAGGAAATCGCAGGTCAAAAGGTTCCTTCCGCCATCACAGGTCAAGTGTACTACGGTATCAACAGTGGTGCGAAAAACAGCTTAGACCGCAACTACTTGAGCATGGCTGAGGCGACTGGAAAAGTGGAAATTCGACCCCTACATGTGGTCACTGCGATAGAGGAATCTGATAAAGAGCGTTTCCGAATAGTCTGCAATCAAATCAATGAACAAGGGACTGTGATTGCCCAAAAGTCTTTTGTTTGTCGTTATTTGTTTTTGGCAGCTGGTTCGATTGGAACCACTGAACTTCTGCTGCGTGCTCAAGCAAATGCTACATTGCGTCGCTTGAACAATCAGGTAGGGAAGTTCTGGGGGACTAATGGCGATGGAGTGGGCGCTGTCATTACGAATGGTCCGACTAATCCTACACAGGGAGGTCCAGCAGCGACAGTTATTGAGCACCTAGACAATCCAATTGCCCCGGTAGTCACTGAGCAACTCACCTTTCCCATTGTCCCAGAAGGTGTCATTACTTCTGTTGGTCTGGCAATTGCCAAACCGGAGGGGTATCTCACTTACAATACTTCTACCCAGTCAGCTGATTTGTTCTGGCCTAGCAACTCAGCTAATAATCAGAAAAATGCTCAAGCTCTTGAGTATACCTACCAACTGCTGAACCAAGCTAATAGTACGACTCTGGCTCAACCGCTTGACTTTAGTTCTACAGCTCACCCCCTTGGCGGTGCAACAATAGGTGCTGTATGCAACACTTATGGGCAGGTTCAGGGGTATCGTAACTTATTTGTTGTTGATGGCTCGCTCATCCCTGGCTCGACAGCCTGCACTAACCCCTCGTTCACCATCGCTGCTTTAGCGGAACGCTGCATGGATCGCTTTCTCAACCGGAGTACTTGA
- the phnE gene encoding phosphonate ABC transporter, permease protein PhnE, whose translation MKKFSHVWKRFSWVSRLLILCVVVLVYGWALQGLKVDFGLLKQSLFNIIDFVSRLFPPNTSWDIFNKTVKALVETVQMSVIGTTLGAMLSLPIAIASARNVAPIWLQWLANFLQNAVRSVPSIILGLLFVAATGLGPFAGTLALSIYTIGYLGKFYQQAIEAVDPRSIESLQVAGASRIQIAQYGILPQVLPLVLGYTLWMFEYNIRAASVLGAVGAGGFGFELKSYIDGFEYTKATTMILILSVVVTVIDALSSKLRQRLESM comes from the coding sequence ATGAAAAAATTTTCTCATGTTTGGAAACGCTTTTCTTGGGTGAGTCGCCTACTCATCCTGTGCGTTGTTGTTTTGGTTTATGGTTGGGCGTTGCAAGGTTTGAAAGTTGATTTTGGACTCCTAAAGCAGAGTTTGTTCAACATCATTGATTTTGTGTCACGCTTGTTTCCCCCAAATACCAGTTGGGATATTTTCAACAAAACAGTCAAAGCACTTGTAGAAACTGTGCAGATGTCTGTGATTGGAACAACTCTTGGGGCAATGCTTTCTCTACCGATTGCGATCGCAAGCGCCCGTAATGTCGCCCCTATTTGGCTGCAATGGTTAGCAAATTTTTTGCAAAATGCTGTGCGTTCTGTCCCTTCGATTATTCTTGGATTATTATTTGTCGCAGCAACTGGACTCGGTCCTTTCGCAGGTACATTAGCTTTAAGTATTTACACAATTGGCTACCTAGGAAAATTCTATCAGCAAGCTATTGAAGCGGTTGACCCTCGTTCAATTGAATCTTTGCAAGTCGCAGGTGCATCTCGCATACAAATTGCTCAATATGGTATCTTGCCTCAAGTATTGCCCTTAGTATTGGGCTACACCTTGTGGATGTTTGAGTACAATATCCGTGCTGCCTCAGTTCTTGGTGCTGTTGGTGCTGGTGGCTTTGGTTTTGAACTAAAAAGTTATATAGATGGCTTTGAGTACACTAAGGCAACGACTATGATTCTGATACTGTCGGTAGTCGTGACTGTGATTGATGCCCTTAGTAGTAAATTACGTCAGCGTTTGGAATCAATGTAG
- a CDS encoding phosphonate ABC transporter ATP-binding protein: MTQPVISCQDVETAYSAALNRPILNQINCQIYRGEFVVLLGLNGAGKSTLLRSLVGLVPILRGAIHINDTPLTPRTLPSLRRDVAMLFQGGGLIRQLSAIENVLCGRLGTRTTWQTLFGFPKNDRRQALELLEQLGLREQAYQKTGQLSGGQQQRVAIARALIQSPQILLADEPITGLDIKASKQVMDTLSMLHSQQGMTIVTVLHDLSIATEYAQRAIVLNAGRVTYDGCCDNLQAQFAQV, encoded by the coding sequence ATGACTCAGCCAGTGATTTCGTGTCAGGACGTAGAAACTGCTTATTCCGCAGCTTTGAATCGTCCTATTCTTAACCAGATTAATTGCCAGATTTATCGTGGTGAGTTTGTTGTATTGCTGGGACTCAATGGCGCGGGGAAGTCTACGCTTTTACGTTCTTTAGTTGGGTTAGTACCAATCTTGCGAGGAGCAATTCACATCAACGATACACCATTAACTCCACGTACGCTGCCTAGTCTTCGACGAGATGTTGCTATGTTATTTCAGGGTGGCGGATTGATTCGTCAGTTATCAGCAATTGAAAATGTGCTTTGTGGACGCCTGGGTACTAGGACAACTTGGCAAACGCTGTTTGGGTTTCCTAAAAATGACCGTCGTCAAGCATTGGAACTGTTGGAACAGTTGGGCTTAAGGGAGCAAGCTTATCAAAAAACAGGTCAACTTAGCGGTGGACAGCAACAACGGGTGGCGATCGCCCGCGCTTTAATCCAATCTCCCCAAATTCTGCTTGCAGATGAACCCATTACAGGATTGGATATCAAAGCATCTAAGCAGGTAATGGATACTTTGTCAATGCTGCACTCACAGCAAGGTATGACAATTGTCACAGTTTTACACGATTTGAGTATCGCAACTGAGTACGCCCAGCGAGCAATTGTCTTGAATGCTGGACGTGTTACTTACGATGGGTGTTGTGATAACTTGCAAGCTCAATTTGCTCAGGTATAG
- a CDS encoding phosphate/phosphite/phosphonate ABC transporter substrate-binding protein gives MNVRKKGFLSAGAAFVVLTGLVAGSCGGMQAVPNSTRNQKDSTLVAQGQQKTLTVIFPTRKDAPDLQSKADKVAEFLSKELKMPVQAKVGDDTAAVEALRANSADVAFLSSRPALKAEELANARLYLAEVRPNYSGKYTYNSIIVVPKDSSLKTLGTSKATLEQLRSKKMAFTSPTSGSGFIFPVGELVKQKLVENRDRLDGFFSQVVYGGDYSKALKAVVQGQADAAAVSEYAFGSPYISDAEKSRLRVLYKIPGVPAHGVAIDDDVPAPMRERIINALLKLNEPQNNEILRGLYNSTELVKVDHDKHLGPVREALKNAGMEP, from the coding sequence ATGAATGTGAGGAAAAAAGGCTTTTTGAGTGCTGGCGCTGCATTTGTGGTGCTTACAGGTTTGGTTGCTGGTAGCTGTGGAGGTATGCAAGCCGTTCCTAACTCAACGCGAAATCAGAAAGATTCAACTTTAGTTGCTCAAGGACAGCAAAAAACTTTAACAGTTATCTTTCCTACTCGTAAAGATGCACCAGACTTGCAAAGTAAAGCAGATAAAGTTGCAGAGTTCTTGTCAAAAGAACTAAAAATGCCAGTTCAGGCAAAAGTCGGTGATGATACAGCTGCAGTAGAAGCCTTGAGAGCAAATAGCGCTGACGTCGCTTTCTTAAGTAGTCGTCCAGCTTTGAAAGCTGAGGAACTCGCAAACGCACGCTTGTACTTAGCTGAGGTTCGTCCGAATTACTCTGGAAAATACACTTATAATTCAATCATAGTTGTCCCCAAAGATAGCTCGCTCAAAACTCTAGGCACATCTAAAGCGACCTTGGAACAGTTGCGGAGTAAAAAAATGGCATTTACTTCGCCAACTTCTGGTTCTGGATTTATCTTCCCTGTGGGTGAGTTGGTTAAACAGAAACTTGTGGAAAATCGCGATCGCCTAGACGGCTTCTTCAGTCAAGTTGTTTACGGTGGCGATTACAGTAAAGCCCTAAAAGCAGTTGTGCAAGGTCAAGCAGATGCGGCGGCTGTGTCAGAATATGCTTTTGGTAGCCCGTATATTTCCGACGCGGAAAAAAGTCGGTTACGAGTTCTGTATAAAATTCCTGGTGTTCCAGCACACGGTGTAGCCATTGATGATGACGTTCCTGCTCCCATGCGCGAACGAATTATCAACGCCTTGCTGAAATTAAATGAGCCACAAAACAACGAGATACTGCGCGGCTTGTATAACTCCACAGAATTGGTGAAAGTTGACCATGACAAACACTTAGGACCAGTTCGTGAAGCCCTCAAGAATGCAGGAATGGAACCGTAA
- a CDS encoding alkaline phosphatase D family protein, producing the protein MLDYQNFERFLYSRVKRRNLIIGAGALTGLAIASQFNQRAIAQVPFPSYPFTLGVASGEPYPNSVVLWTRLAPNPLQGGGMPSVNVPIRWEVATDPNMKNIVAKGTEIAIPELAHSVRVVVNKLKPNTWYWYRFTSGTEESPIGRTRTAPQPGSDLSKFAFAFVSCQHYEQGYFTAYKYLAQEDLSLIVHTGDYIYEGGITPDRPRQHNGPEIFTLDDYRNRHALYKTDSNLQATHAAFPWIVTWDDHEVENNYANATSEVDNEPDQDPQVFLQRRAAAYQAYYEHMPLRPFSKPEGPDMQIFRRLSFGNLATFHVLDTRQYRTDQPCGDGTKERCPENFDPNATITGKRQEEWLYKGLDRSTARWNVLAQQVIVAQRDFTPGEGATFSMDKWDGYLASRDRLMSFLEQRKPSNPVVLTGDVHSNWAMDLKADFNKPESATVGSEFVCTSITSGGDGADSSPTVEAYLPDNPHIKFYNGQRGYVRCVITPETWQTDFLVLSNVTTQSGTISKRASFVVENGRPGIQKV; encoded by the coding sequence ATGTTAGATTACCAGAATTTTGAGCGGTTTTTGTACAGCCGAGTCAAGCGACGGAACTTAATTATTGGGGCTGGGGCATTGACTGGTTTGGCGATCGCCAGCCAATTCAATCAACGAGCCATCGCCCAAGTTCCATTTCCCAGTTATCCCTTCACGCTTGGTGTAGCGTCAGGTGAACCCTATCCTAATAGCGTGGTGCTTTGGACTCGTCTGGCTCCCAATCCTTTACAAGGCGGTGGAATGCCATCTGTGAATGTGCCAATTCGTTGGGAAGTCGCAACTGATCCCAACATGAAAAATATAGTAGCAAAAGGCACTGAGATTGCCATCCCAGAATTAGCTCACTCAGTCAGAGTGGTTGTAAATAAGCTCAAACCCAATACATGGTACTGGTATCGCTTTACCTCAGGTACAGAAGAAAGTCCAATTGGTCGCACTCGTACAGCACCTCAACCAGGTAGCGATTTAAGTAAATTTGCCTTTGCATTTGTTTCCTGTCAGCACTATGAGCAAGGGTACTTCACAGCATACAAATATTTGGCGCAGGAAGACCTAAGCCTAATAGTGCATACGGGTGACTACATCTATGAGGGAGGAATCACACCAGATCGTCCTAGACAACACAATGGTCCGGAAATTTTCACTCTAGATGATTATCGTAACCGTCACGCCCTTTACAAAACTGATTCAAATTTGCAAGCAACTCATGCAGCATTTCCCTGGATTGTGACTTGGGATGACCACGAGGTGGAAAACAACTACGCTAATGCTACCTCAGAAGTCGATAATGAACCGGATCAAGACCCCCAAGTCTTCCTACAACGTCGGGCGGCTGCTTATCAAGCTTACTACGAGCATATGCCACTACGACCCTTCTCAAAACCAGAAGGACCAGATATGCAAATTTTCCGTCGGCTTTCCTTCGGAAATTTGGCGACTTTCCATGTGCTAGATACCCGTCAATATCGCACAGACCAACCCTGTGGAGATGGTACCAAGGAACGTTGCCCAGAAAATTTTGATCCTAATGCAACGATTACTGGTAAACGTCAAGAAGAATGGCTATACAAAGGTTTAGATCGCTCTACGGCTCGTTGGAATGTTCTAGCACAGCAGGTTATCGTTGCTCAAAGAGACTTCACGCCTGGGGAAGGCGCAACCTTCAGTATGGATAAGTGGGATGGATATTTGGCTTCGCGCGATCGCCTAATGAGTTTCCTAGAACAGCGCAAACCTTCCAATCCTGTTGTCTTGACAGGCGATGTACATTCCAACTGGGCAATGGATCTCAAAGCTGACTTTAATAAACCAGAATCCGCTACGGTTGGCAGTGAATTTGTTTGTACCTCAATTACTTCTGGTGGAGATGGGGCAGACTCAAGTCCTACAGTTGAAGCGTATTTGCCAGATAACCCCCACATTAAATTTTATAACGGTCAACGGGGATATGTTCGCTGTGTGATAACTCCAGAAACCTGGCAAACTGATTTTTTAGTTTTATCAAACGTGACAACCCAATCTGGCACAATCAGTAAGCGTGCTTCATTTGTAGTTGAAAACGGTCGTCCAGGAATACAGAAAGTTTAG